A single region of the Pelobates fuscus isolate aPelFus1 chromosome 4, aPelFus1.pri, whole genome shotgun sequence genome encodes:
- the ABHD5 gene encoding 1-acylglycerol-3-phosphate O-acyltransferase ABHD5, with the protein MSDEAELTHTSDRGMIRSGWLSSWLPTWCPTSMCQLEEAEEKILKRIKSPCTKEHMVISDGNKIWTLSFTETLSDKTPLVLLHGFGGGVGLWALNFEALCKDRPVYAFDILGFGRSSRPLFDGDARKAEEKFVQSIEEWRNALDLEHMILLGHNLGAFLASAYSLKYPSRVKSLILVEPWGFSERSDNVDEERPIPIWIRAVGAMLSPFNPLAGLRLAGPFGLSLVQRLRPDFKKKFSSLFDDDTVTEYIYHCNAQTPSGETAFRNMTVSHGWPRRPMLHRIDKLHPDIPITVIYGARSCIDGSSGNNLPLLRPNSYVNTIAILGAGHYVFADQPEDFNQKVSEICDSVD; encoded by the exons gTCAGGATGGCTTTCAAGTTGGCTTCCAACTTGGTGCCCCACGTCCATGTGTCAACTTGAAGAAGCTGAAGAGAAAATACTAAAGC GTATTAAAAGCCCCTGCACTAAAGAACACATGGTAATATCTGACGGAAATAAGATATGGACCTTATCATTTACTGAAACATTATCAGATAAAACTCCGCTTGTTTTGCTGCATGGGTTTGGTGGTGGGGTTGGACTGTGGGCTCTCAATTTTGAGGCACTTTGCAAGGACAGACCTGTATATGCATTTGACATTTTGGGATTTGGCCGTAGTAGTAGACCTCTTTTTGATGGAGACGCGAgaaaagcagaagaaaaatttgtCCAGTCTATAGAAGAATGGAGGAATGCTTTAGATTTGGAGCATATGATTTTACTTGGACATAATCTGGGTGCATTTTTGGCATCTGCCTACTCCTTGAAATACCCTTCTCG GGTAAAAAGTCTAATTTTAGTGGAACCATGGGGATTTTCAGAACGATCAGACAATGTTGATGAGGAAAGACCAATTCCAATCTGGATCAGAGCAGTTGGAGCCATGCTGAGTCCATTTAACCCACTGGCAGGACTTCGCTTAGCAGGGCCGTTTG GACTAAGCCTGGTTCAACGTCTGAGGCCTGATTTCAAGAAAAAGTTTTCCTCGCTGTTTGATGATGACACTGTAACTGAATATATTTACCACTGCAATGCACAGACACCAAG CGGTGAGACTGCTTTCAGGAATATGACTGTTTCACATGGCTGGCCACGAAGACCAATGCTGCATCGTATTGACAAACTGCACCCAGACATTCCAATCACTGTGATCTATGGTGCCCGATCTTGCATCGACGGAAGCTCTGGCAACAATCTCCCTTTACTGCGTCCAAATTCCTATGTGAACACCATT GCAATTCTTGGAGCTGGTCATTATGTTTTTGCTGATCAGCCAGAAGACTTCAATCAAAAAGTATCAGAGATCTGTGATTCTGTGGATTGA